Proteins from a single region of Deinococcus aquaedulcis:
- the murG gene encoding undecaprenyldiphospho-muramoylpentapeptide beta-N-acetylglucosaminyltransferase has translation MSLVVLATGGTGGHIYPAVATARELAARGHETLLLGQRGGMEERVAAEQGLAFEGVDAGKLARSGQGRPDPRELLRAAQGVLQARARLAQRRPGAVVGFGGFASLPGVLAAQSLGLPTVLHEQNARLGLTQRLAVGRARAVGTAYEQVIGLPPARATLVGMPVREDRLPRAQALAKLGLQDGPLTLFVMGGSQGSLFLNNAVPDTLQNVFGREGLLPPEGSGGLVNLDFTGPVPTDGRGRAVQVLHATGPRWLSEVAPRVKELEWYKAVGYVDAVAAWSVADLAITRAGTSTLAEAAFHGVPLVMVPLPESSENHQYHNAMSVQTAGAGRVVEQKTVPETLGQAVLECASAGTRASMSGAARRRAQPGAAAAFAALIERHLREGPPSSHD, from the coding sequence ATGAGCTTGGTCGTACTGGCAACGGGGGGCACCGGGGGACACATCTATCCGGCGGTGGCGACCGCACGCGAACTCGCCGCGCGCGGGCACGAAACACTGCTGCTGGGGCAGCGCGGCGGCATGGAAGAGCGGGTGGCGGCCGAGCAGGGGCTGGCCTTTGAAGGGGTGGACGCCGGCAAACTGGCCCGCAGCGGCCAGGGCCGCCCCGATCCGCGCGAGCTGCTGCGCGCCGCCCAGGGCGTGCTGCAGGCGCGCGCCCGGCTGGCGCAGCGGCGGCCCGGGGCCGTGGTGGGCTTCGGCGGCTTTGCCAGCCTGCCCGGGGTGCTGGCCGCCCAGAGCCTGGGCCTGCCCACCGTGCTGCACGAGCAGAACGCCCGCCTGGGCCTGACCCAGCGGTTGGCCGTGGGCCGCGCCAGGGCCGTGGGCACCGCCTATGAACAGGTGATCGGCCTGCCCCCGGCGCGCGCCACCCTGGTGGGCATGCCGGTGCGCGAGGACCGTCTGCCCCGCGCCCAGGCCCTGGCCAAGCTGGGGCTGCAAGACGGCCCCCTGACCCTGTTCGTAATGGGCGGCTCGCAGGGTTCCCTGTTCCTGAACAACGCTGTGCCCGATACCCTGCAAAACGTCTTTGGCCGCGAGGGCTTGCTGCCCCCCGAAGGCAGCGGCGGCCTGGTGAATCTGGATTTCACCGGCCCGGTGCCCACCGACGGGCGCGGCCGGGCGGTGCAGGTGCTGCACGCCACCGGCCCGCGCTGGCTGTCCGAGGTGGCGCCGCGCGTCAAGGAACTGGAGTGGTACAAGGCCGTGGGGTATGTGGACGCCGTGGCCGCGTGGTCGGTGGCGGATCTGGCGATCACCCGCGCAGGCACCAGCACCCTGGCCGAAGCCGCCTTTCACGGGGTGCCGCTGGTGATGGTGCCGCTGCCCGAATCCTCGGAAAACCACCAGTACCACAACGCCATGTCCGTGCAAACGGCCGGCGCGGGGCGCGTGGTGGAACAGAAAACGGTGCCGGAAACGCTGGGGCAGGCGGTGTTAGAGTGTGCCTCAGCGGGGACGCGCGCCTCGATGAGCGGGGCGGCCCGCCGACGGGCCCAGCCGGGCGCGGCGGCGGCATTTGCGGCCCTGATCGAACGGCACCTGCGTGAAGGGCCCCCCTCCTCCCATGACTGA
- a CDS encoding AIM24 family protein → MTNMQPGSDGTYSLRDFIAQTAERDNPGEVFELESSKMLEVKVNGRVWSKLGAMVAYKGNLSFKREGTLEGGLMKALKRAVSQEMSPLAKIEGRGVAYLADQGKEVQILRLQGDSLNVNGNDLLAFEDTVQYDITMQRRVAGMAAGGLFSVRVQGHGLVAILSHGKPLTLRVTPNEPIFTDPNATIAWSGNLQPQLRMDASLKSMFGRGGGETYQMVFQGDGFVVVQPYEEFDHGIGGDGHSGGGVGKALGDLFD, encoded by the coding sequence ATGACCAACATGCAGCCCGGCAGCGACGGCACCTACAGCCTCCGTGACTTCATCGCCCAGACCGCCGAGCGGGACAACCCCGGCGAGGTCTTTGAACTCGAATCCAGCAAGATGCTGGAGGTCAAGGTCAATGGCCGCGTGTGGAGCAAGCTGGGCGCCATGGTGGCCTACAAGGGCAACCTGAGCTTTAAGCGCGAGGGCACCCTGGAAGGCGGCCTGATGAAGGCCCTGAAGCGCGCCGTATCGCAGGAAATGAGCCCGCTGGCCAAGATTGAGGGCCGGGGCGTGGCGTACCTTGCCGATCAGGGCAAGGAAGTGCAGATTCTGCGCCTGCAGGGCGACAGCCTGAACGTGAACGGCAACGACCTGCTGGCCTTTGAAGACACCGTGCAGTACGACATCACCATGCAGCGCCGCGTGGCGGGCATGGCGGCGGGCGGGCTCTTCAGCGTGCGCGTGCAGGGCCACGGGCTGGTGGCGATCCTGTCGCACGGCAAGCCCCTGACCCTGCGCGTCACCCCCAACGAGCCCATCTTTACTGACCCCAACGCCACGATTGCCTGGAGCGGCAACCTTCAGCCCCAGCTGCGCATGGACGCCAGCTTGAAAAGCATGTTCGGCCGGGGCGGCGGCGAAACCTACCAGATGGTCTTTCAGGGCGACGGCTTTGTGGTCGTGCAGCCCTACGAGGAATTCGACCACGGCATCGGCGGCGACGGCCACAGCGGCGGCGGCGTGGGCAAGGCGCTGGGGGATCTGTTCGACTGA
- a CDS encoding pyridoxal phosphate-dependent aminotransferase, with protein MSGLSSVSPFTLSARAQSLKPSATVAVTSRALELKRQGLDVISMSVGEPDFDTPPHIKAAAIQAIESGKTKYTAVNGIPELREAISAKFSRENGLSYAPAEVTVTSGGKQALFNAFFALLNPGDEVLIPAPYWVSYPEMITLAGGVTVAVPTTAASGFQLDPEEVAARITPRTRMIVLNSPGNPTGAVFPPQTLQAVAELAQRHGLVIVTDEMYEHLVYGAEQVSIGTFAPDHTLTINGASKAYAMTGWRIGYAGGPKAVIAAMNALQSQSTSNASSVSQYAALAALEQHEATARFIEEARQAYRARRDRIVAGLGALGLPTPMPQGAFYVMADTTRIHEDELEAARRILDEAQVAVVPGTDFAAPGQVRLSYATDMATIEEVLRRLGTLL; from the coding sequence ATGAGCGGCCTTTCTTCGGTCTCCCCCTTCACGCTCTCGGCGCGGGCCCAGAGCCTCAAACCTTCAGCCACGGTGGCGGTCACCAGCCGCGCATTGGAGCTGAAAAGACAGGGGCTGGACGTGATTTCAATGAGCGTGGGCGAGCCGGATTTCGACACGCCGCCGCACATCAAGGCCGCCGCCATCCAGGCCATCGAGAGCGGCAAGACCAAATACACCGCTGTCAACGGCATCCCCGAACTGCGCGAGGCCATCAGTGCCAAGTTTTCGCGGGAAAATGGCCTGAGCTATGCCCCGGCTGAGGTCACCGTGACCAGCGGCGGCAAGCAGGCCCTCTTCAATGCCTTTTTCGCGCTGCTGAACCCCGGCGACGAGGTGCTGATCCCCGCCCCGTACTGGGTCAGCTACCCGGAGATGATCACGCTGGCCGGGGGGGTGACCGTGGCGGTGCCCACCACGGCGGCCAGCGGCTTTCAACTCGACCCGGAGGAAGTGGCGGCCCGGATCACCCCGCGCACCCGCATGATCGTGCTGAACAGCCCCGGAAACCCCACCGGCGCAGTCTTTCCACCGCAAACGCTGCAGGCGGTGGCTGAGCTGGCGCAGCGGCACGGGCTGGTCATCGTGACCGATGAAATGTACGAGCATCTGGTGTACGGGGCCGAGCAGGTGAGCATCGGTACCTTTGCGCCGGACCACACGCTGACCATCAACGGGGCCAGCAAGGCCTATGCCATGACCGGCTGGCGAATTGGCTACGCCGGTGGACCGAAGGCCGTGATCGCCGCCATGAACGCCCTGCAGTCGCAGAGCACCAGCAATGCCAGCAGTGTCAGCCAGTACGCGGCCCTGGCGGCGCTGGAGCAGCATGAGGCCACCGCACGCTTCATCGAGGAGGCCCGGCAGGCCTACCGCGCCCGACGCGACCGCATCGTGGCTGGCCTTGGTGCCCTGGGCCTACCCACCCCCATGCCTCAGGGCGCCTTCTATGTCATGGCCGACACGACCCGGATTCACGAGGATGAACTGGAAGCGGCCCGGCGAATCCTGGACGAGGCGCAGGTGGCCGTCGTGCCCGGAACGGACTTTGCCGCGCCCGGCCAGGTGCGTCTGAGCTACGCCACGGATATGGCCACGATTGAAGAGGTGCTGCGCCGCCTGGGCACATTGCTCTGA